A window of Acidobacteriota bacterium genomic DNA:
GCTTGACTTCTTCTCTATTGCCTTCTGCCCATTCGGTGGCACTTTGGAACGCTAGTCTGATTCCTTCGGCTAGATGCTTGTTTTGTTGATACCATCTTGAGGTTGAGACGTAGGTTGTCATTTCGAAGTCGGGTTGTACTTCGACTATGTGATAGGATAAGATGCGAATGCTGCCACGCTCTTCAGCGATCGTGAGAAAAGGCTCGATCATGGACGCTGCATCAACTTGTTCTGCTGCGAGGGCCTGTTCCATTTGAGGAAACGGAACTTCGATGTAGCTGATCGCGTCTTTTTTAATTCCATAAGCTTCGAGGAGGGCAATAGTGAAGACATGGTCGATACTTCTATAGGTGTTCGTCGCCACAACTTTGCCTTCTAGCTCAGTAATCTCCTCGATCTCTGAATCTGTCGGCACCACTAGGGCCTGGTAGGGCTCGCGCGAGGTCTGTATCGATCCACCTGCAAGTGTCACTAGATTAATCCCCCGCGACTTTGCCTGAATTAATGGGACTGTACCTGTGAAGCCGATGTCGATATCTCCTGTGCCTAGAGCTTCAAGGATCTTTGCACCTCCAGAGAAGGAGATAAGTTCAGGGGTGATTCCAGCCGCAGAAAAGAACCCTTGCGCATCGGCCACATAGAGTTGTGCTGTATCCGCAATTGGAATATAGCCAATCTTGACTCTTTGGATAGCTTGGCGCTCATCTCTGGACTGTTTAAGGAAAGTCAGGCCAGTTACGATCATGGTCATTGCTATGATGAGAACTATTAAACCAACAATATTATTGCGCTTCATTTTCTTGCTCCGGTTTGAGTTGCGGGAGGGCCGGTCTTGGTTTGGTCTAGGGCTTTGATTAAAGTAGTTGCCTTCTTTGGGGCTCTAATCCGAGATGGGTAGGTTCCCTCGCCTTCAGGTGAAGCTTTGAGGAGGTTTGGGGTATCTACTTTAGAAGCTTGCCCAACTCCCGTATGCGGGTTTTGGGCAAGCTTCTAGACGGTTAATCTTCCGCCCTGCTCAGATCTCTAGAGGTCCGGAGTCAGCTCCGGTCGCCGGTCATCGAAAGCGAGGTCCCCTGCTAGTCGCGGCTTGCCTTGGAGCCTCTCTAGTATGGTTTCCGCTGCTGGCCGATCGGAGGACAAGAAGATTTGGCGACCTATCCGCTGATCATATGCAGGGCCAGCTATGTGGTCGTTGGCAGGCTAGTAGTGGTGAGCTTGTCGCAGTGCTCACTGCGCCTCCGCCATCCAAGGACCTTCGGCAGTCGTCAGAAACAAGCTGATGGCTTGCGTCAGCGGCTTTAGAGGGTAGGATCTTCCGAGGAGTTGGAAGACCGCGGGGGCAAGGAGGCTGACAGCCGAATCGAATTGTGGATAAGGCGCAGGTCGTTGGCGGGTTAGTCGGGACTCGAGCCCAGAGCTCCAACTAATCGGCAGCGGCTGGCAGTCTTTGCCACGCAGCTGCTGGAGGCGCTGGAATGTCGCCTCAT
This region includes:
- a CDS encoding ABC transporter substrate-binding protein, with translation MKRNNIVGLIVLIIAMTMIVTGLTFLKQSRDERQAIQRVKIGYIPIADTAQLYVADAQGFFSAAGITPELISFSGGAKILEALGTGDIDIGFTGTVPLIQAKSRGINLVTLAGGSIQTSREPYQALVVPTDSEIEEITELEGKVVATNTYRSIDHVFTIALLEAYGIKKDAISYIEVPFPQMEQALAAEQVDAASMIEPFLTIAEERGSIRILSYHIVEVQPDFEMTTYVSTSRWYQQNKHLAEGIRLAFQSATEWAEGNREEVKRLVTVYTKIKPEVASKMRFPNFGNRLSKEQLQITSSLLLRLGFIDSQPNLEEVFPEGQI